A single genomic interval of Bradyrhizobium sp. AZCC 1693 harbors:
- a CDS encoding ABC transporter ATP-binding protein: protein MALSLAIEGLDAGYGAVKALRGVTLHVEAGETVALLGTNGNGKSTLMKCIMGLVRPDRGRLSLSIDGQAHDLTKLSPEAIVDLGVALVPEGRRLFPKLTVTENLMLGAFRKVARSAIRQNLALAFETFPALKERRNQLAGTMSGGQQQMLAIARALMSSPRLLLIDEPSVGLSPLLVSQTITKIGELKQRVGLTVLMAEQNFNQAIRIADRGYIIVHGEIAVAAQSVDELKANDIVKRLYLGGVA, encoded by the coding sequence CGGCTACGGCGCCGTCAAGGCGCTGCGCGGCGTGACGCTCCATGTCGAGGCCGGCGAAACCGTTGCCTTGCTCGGCACCAATGGCAACGGCAAAAGCACGCTGATGAAATGCATCATGGGCCTGGTCCGTCCGGATCGCGGCCGGCTGTCGCTTTCGATCGACGGCCAGGCGCACGATCTGACCAAACTCTCGCCTGAAGCGATCGTCGATCTCGGCGTGGCGCTGGTGCCGGAGGGACGGCGGCTGTTTCCCAAGCTGACGGTCACGGAAAACCTGATGCTGGGCGCCTTCCGGAAAGTGGCCCGCAGCGCTATCCGGCAAAATCTCGCGCTGGCGTTCGAGACTTTTCCGGCCCTCAAGGAGCGCCGCAACCAGCTCGCCGGAACCATGTCCGGCGGACAGCAGCAGATGCTCGCGATTGCGCGCGCGCTGATGTCCTCGCCACGCCTGTTGCTGATCGACGAACCCTCGGTCGGGCTGTCGCCGCTTCTGGTCTCGCAGACGATTACCAAGATCGGCGAACTCAAGCAGCGCGTGGGACTTACGGTCTTGATGGCCGAGCAGAATTTCAACCAGGCGATCCGGATCGCCGACCGCGGCTACATCATCGTGCATGGCGAGATCGCGGTGGCGGCCCAGTCGGTCGACGAGTTGAAGGCCAACGATATCGTCAAGCGGCTCTATCTCGGCGGCGTCGCCTGA